In one Penaeus chinensis breed Huanghai No. 1 chromosome 33, ASM1920278v2, whole genome shotgun sequence genomic region, the following are encoded:
- the LOC125042944 gene encoding guanine nucleotide exchange factor subunit RIC1-like produces SIHSSIYPSIQPSIHPTIQPSIQPSIHPSNHPTIHPSIQPSNHPTSIQPSNHPTIHPSIHPSIQPSIHP; encoded by the exons tccatccattcatccatctatccatccatccaaccatccatccatccaaccatccaaccatccatccaaccatccatccatccatccaaccatccaaccattcatccatccatccaaccatccaaccatccaacc tccatccaaccatccaaccatccaaccatccatccatccattcatccatccattcaaccatccattcatcca